A single genomic interval of halophilic archaeon DL31 harbors:
- a CDS encoding hypothetical protein (KEGG: hje:HacjB3_15791 hypothetical protein): MSQTVHELRNKIRASVGRFEREVSAGFTKEELAAIAEAVGYELSGGRPSKGVMQAEIRRRVGLEDDEGAFTKADLEAITDALDAV; encoded by the coding sequence ATGAGCCAGACCGTCCACGAGCTACGGAACAAGATCCGCGCGAGCGTCGGGCGGTTCGAGCGCGAGGTGAGCGCGGGGTTCACGAAGGAGGAGCTCGCAGCCATCGCGGAGGCGGTGGGGTACGAACTGAGTGGCGGGCGACCCTCGAAGGGAGTAATGCAGGCGGAGATTCGCCGCCGCGTCGGGCTCGAGGATGACGAAGGCGCGTTCACGAAAGCCGACCTGGAGGCCATCACCGACGCGCTCGACGCCGTCTGA
- a CDS encoding ribose-phosphate pyrophosphokinase (TIGRFAM: Phosphoribosyl pyrophosphokinase~KEGG: hmu:Hmuk_0911 ribose-phosphate pyrophosphokinase~PFAM: Phosphoribosyltransferase) gives MILPGSHSQSLAARLAAATDHRLARVSYDRFPDGELCTAIASLEEDTDGADKAAALAGEEAVVVCSTVSSDAHLELLQLQDAAREAGAERVTTIIPYMGYARQDQAFRSGQPVSARAVARAISANTNRVFLLSPHEPGLVDHFDVPCEAVDAASRLAEPLPDSLSEPVFIAPDEGAVDIAEHACAAYGRGTADYFEKERDYDTGAVTISPGNTDVADRDIVLVDDIVATGSTMSEAVGALHGRDVNDAYVVCVHPLLTGNARTKLEAAGLAGIWGTDTLERDISAVSVAPLLAARL, from the coding sequence ATGATCCTCCCGGGCTCGCACTCCCAGTCCCTCGCCGCACGGCTCGCGGCGGCGACGGACCACCGCCTGGCACGCGTGAGCTACGACCGGTTCCCCGACGGGGAACTCTGTACGGCTATCGCTTCGCTCGAGGAAGACACCGATGGGGCGGACAAGGCGGCCGCACTCGCTGGCGAGGAGGCCGTCGTCGTCTGCTCGACGGTCTCCAGTGACGCCCACCTCGAACTGCTCCAGCTTCAGGACGCCGCACGTGAGGCTGGCGCCGAGCGGGTCACGACGATTATCCCGTACATGGGGTACGCCCGCCAGGACCAGGCGTTCCGGTCGGGCCAGCCTGTCTCCGCCCGAGCCGTCGCCCGCGCAATCTCCGCAAACACGAACCGGGTGTTTCTGCTCTCACCGCACGAACCGGGGCTCGTCGACCACTTCGATGTGCCCTGCGAGGCTGTTGACGCTGCCTCTCGGCTGGCTGAGCCCCTCCCAGACAGCCTCTCGGAGCCGGTGTTCATCGCACCCGACGAGGGCGCCGTCGACATCGCCGAACACGCGTGTGCGGCCTACGGCCGCGGCACGGCCGACTACTTCGAGAAGGAGCGCGATTACGACACCGGTGCGGTAACCATCTCTCCCGGGAACACGGACGTTGCGGACCGCGATATCGTGCTCGTCGACGACATCGTCGCCACCGGCTCAACGATGAGTGAGGCCGTCGGCGCGCTCCACGGCCGCGACGTGAACGACGCCTATGTGGTCTGTGTCCACCCGCTCCTCACCGGCAACGCGCGGACGAAACTCGAAGCTGCGGGCCTGGCGGGCATCTGGGGGACTGACACGCTAGAGCGCGATATCTCGGCGGTCTCGGTCGCGCCGCTGCTGGCAGCGAGACTCTGA
- a CDS encoding FAD dependent oxidoreductase (PFAM: FAD dependent oxidoreductase~KEGG: nmg:Nmag_3929 FAD dependent oxidoreductase) yields the protein MSGSQSYDVIVVGAGAIGCAVGRELADDHEVLVVDKGSVGAGASGMAAGLTAPTLFSYASPAVAEHANEFMQEFSGTEGFEYHARPRMELIYPEDEDIARDQADEMASYGFPVSFVDADEVATRHPLLEMDLFAGAIEIADAGFVDDTYVYTRALARDAENRGAEFLTGVEIVDVATAGGAVVGVETHDRTLEAPHVVIATGWRTRALLADIVDIPTRPFLLQAATVSLDHEVGSEFPLGRVPAESVYFRPQTDGQLRLGGGEYLIDDPSTFAERMGDSGSVEERMHESGRTAQEVVNNGIDEEFRERLTRVAPLFVKELSSPSAVELTAGWGDVDGATADGEPIIDAPVDAPGGLVIATGFNGLGITKSPVAAAGVRAILTGEEAPFALDQFALDRLSGSVDFSLQDTFAMGRQ from the coding sequence ATGTCGGGGAGTCAGTCGTACGACGTGATCGTCGTCGGAGCCGGGGCCATCGGGTGTGCAGTCGGGCGTGAACTCGCCGACGACCACGAGGTGCTGGTCGTCGACAAGGGTAGTGTCGGCGCCGGGGCGTCGGGCATGGCGGCCGGTCTCACGGCGCCGACGCTGTTCAGTTACGCCAGCCCCGCGGTGGCCGAACACGCGAACGAGTTCATGCAGGAGTTCTCCGGAACCGAGGGGTTCGAGTATCACGCTCGGCCGCGGATGGAGCTCATCTACCCCGAGGACGAGGACATCGCGCGCGATCAGGCCGACGAGATGGCGTCGTACGGGTTCCCCGTCTCGTTCGTCGACGCCGACGAGGTGGCGACCCGCCACCCGTTGCTGGAGATGGATCTCTTCGCAGGCGCTATCGAGATCGCAGACGCGGGGTTCGTCGACGACACGTACGTCTACACCCGTGCGCTGGCCCGCGACGCGGAGAACCGCGGCGCGGAGTTCCTGACCGGGGTCGAGATCGTGGACGTCGCGACGGCTGGGGGTGCCGTCGTCGGCGTCGAGACGCACGACCGGACGCTCGAGGCGCCGCACGTCGTTATCGCGACGGGGTGGCGCACGCGGGCGTTGCTCGCCGATATCGTCGACATCCCGACGCGGCCGTTCCTCCTGCAGGCTGCGACCGTCTCGCTCGACCACGAGGTCGGGTCGGAGTTCCCGCTGGGACGGGTTCCCGCCGAGAGCGTCTACTTCCGACCGCAGACGGACGGGCAACTCCGGCTCGGCGGGGGGGAGTATCTCATCGACGATCCGTCGACGTTCGCAGAGCGCATGGGTGACAGCGGATCGGTCGAGGAGCGCATGCACGAATCCGGGCGAACTGCCCAGGAAGTGGTGAACAACGGAATCGACGAGGAGTTCCGAGAACGTCTAACGAGGGTCGCTCCCCTGTTCGTCAAGGAGCTCTCGTCGCCTTCGGCGGTCGAACTGACCGCCGGCTGGGGCGACGTGGACGGCGCGACCGCCGACGGCGAACCGATCATCGACGCCCCCGTCGACGCGCCGGGCGGGTTGGTCATCGCGACCGGGTTCAACGGGCTCGGAATCACGAAATCGCCGGTCGCCGCGGCCGGCGTCCGCGCTATCCTCACCGGTGAGGAGGCTCCGTTCGCCCTCGACCAGTTCGCCCTCGATCGGCTCTCTGGGTCGGTGGATTTCTCGCTTCAGGACACGTTCGCGATGGGCCGCCAGTAA